A genomic window from Vicia villosa cultivar HV-30 ecotype Madison, WI unplaced genomic scaffold, Vvil1.0 ctg.000698F_1_1_2_unsc, whole genome shotgun sequence includes:
- the LOC131630564 gene encoding probable magnesium transporter NIPA6 isoform X1: protein MYSSNLIGFILAVVSGAFIGSSFIIKKKGLQRAGLNGTPASVGGYGYLLQPLWWIGMVTMIVGEIANFVAYIYAPAVLVTPLGALSIIVSAVLAHFMLGEKLLKMGMLGCLLCIVGSTEIVLHAPQERSLSSVLEIWLLAVQPAFLLYIAAAMVVSFFLIFYCAPRYGQTNIFVYIGICSIIGSLTVMSVKAIGIAIKLTLDGSNQFVYFQTWIFIVVGISCIVTNLNYLNMALDTFNTTVVSPIYYALFTSFTILASAIMFKDYSGQSISSIASELCGFITVLSGTTVLHCTRVPDPPISSDVYSPLSPKVSWYIQQGNGEPWKQKEEDGPPLNLITIIQQDHFK from the exons ATGTACTCCAGCAATTTGATTGGGTTCATATTGGCCGTTGTTTCCGGAGCTTTCATAGGTTCCAGTTTCATTATCAAGAAAAAAGGTCTCCAACGTGCCGGCCTTAACGGCACTCCTGCTA GTGTTGGAGGATATGGTTATCTTCTTCAGCCTCTTTGGTGGATCGGAATGGTTACAA TGATTGTTGGAGAGATTGCGAATTTTGTAGCATACATTTATGCCCCTGCTGTGCTTGTTACGCCACTCGGTGCTTTGAGTATTATTGTTAG TGCTGTGTTGGCTCATTTCATGTTGGGTGAGAAGTTACTGAAAATGGGCATGCTTGGGTGTCTTCTATGCATTGTTGGATCTACTGAGATCGTGCTCCATGCACCCCAAGAAAGGTCTCTTAGTTCTGTATTGGAGATATGGCTTTTGGCTGTTCAACCAG CATTTCTCTTGTACATAGCCGCGGCAATGGTTGTGtcattctttttgattttttattgcgCACCTCGCTACGGCCAAACTAATATCTTTGTTTATATTGGAATATGCTCCATAATTGGATCATTGACT GTCATGAGTGTAAAAGCGATTGGCATTGCCATTAAACTTACATTAGATGGTTCGAATCAGTTTGTCTACTTTCAAACATGGATTTTTATAGTGGTCGGCATTTCATGCATCGTTACAAATTTAAATTACCTTAATATG GCATTGGATACTTTCAACACAACAGTCGTTTCTCCAATATATTATGCATTGTTCACTTCTTTTACAATATTAGCCAGCGCAATCATGTTTAAG GACTACTCAGGACAAAGTATAAGCAGTATTGCATCAGAGCTATGTGGTTTCATCACTGTTTTATCCGGAACAACGGTTTTGCATTGTACTAGAGTACCAGATCCTCCAATCAGTTCAG ATGTGTACAGTCCCTTGTCTCCAAAAGTATCATGGTATATCCAACAAGGaaatggcgaaccctggaaacaGAAGGAAGAAGATGGACCGCCCCTTAATTTAATTACGATTATCCAGCAAGACCATTTCAAGTGA
- the LOC131630564 gene encoding probable magnesium transporter NIPA6 isoform X2, whose product MYSSNLIGFILAVVSGAFIGSSFIIKKKGLQRAGLNGTPASVGGYGYLLQPLWWIGMVTMIVGEIANFVAYIYAPAVLVTPLGALSIIVSAVLAHFMLGEKLLKMGMLGCLLCIVGSTEIVLHAPQERSLSSVLEIWLLAVQPAFLLYIAAAMVVSFFLIFYCAPRYGQTNIFVYIGICSIIGSLTVMSVKAIGIAIKLTLDGSNQFVYFQTWIFIVVGISCIVTNLNYLNMALDTFNTTVVSPIYYALFTSFTILASAIMFKDYSGQSISSIASELCGFITVLSGTTVLHCTRVPDPPISSVQMCTVPCLQKYHGISNKEMANPGNRRKKMDRPLI is encoded by the exons ATGTACTCCAGCAATTTGATTGGGTTCATATTGGCCGTTGTTTCCGGAGCTTTCATAGGTTCCAGTTTCATTATCAAGAAAAAAGGTCTCCAACGTGCCGGCCTTAACGGCACTCCTGCTA GTGTTGGAGGATATGGTTATCTTCTTCAGCCTCTTTGGTGGATCGGAATGGTTACAA TGATTGTTGGAGAGATTGCGAATTTTGTAGCATACATTTATGCCCCTGCTGTGCTTGTTACGCCACTCGGTGCTTTGAGTATTATTGTTAG TGCTGTGTTGGCTCATTTCATGTTGGGTGAGAAGTTACTGAAAATGGGCATGCTTGGGTGTCTTCTATGCATTGTTGGATCTACTGAGATCGTGCTCCATGCACCCCAAGAAAGGTCTCTTAGTTCTGTATTGGAGATATGGCTTTTGGCTGTTCAACCAG CATTTCTCTTGTACATAGCCGCGGCAATGGTTGTGtcattctttttgattttttattgcgCACCTCGCTACGGCCAAACTAATATCTTTGTTTATATTGGAATATGCTCCATAATTGGATCATTGACT GTCATGAGTGTAAAAGCGATTGGCATTGCCATTAAACTTACATTAGATGGTTCGAATCAGTTTGTCTACTTTCAAACATGGATTTTTATAGTGGTCGGCATTTCATGCATCGTTACAAATTTAAATTACCTTAATATG GCATTGGATACTTTCAACACAACAGTCGTTTCTCCAATATATTATGCATTGTTCACTTCTTTTACAATATTAGCCAGCGCAATCATGTTTAAG GACTACTCAGGACAAAGTATAAGCAGTATTGCATCAGAGCTATGTGGTTTCATCACTGTTTTATCCGGAACAACGGTTTTGCATTGTACTAGAGTACCAGATCCTCCAATCAGTTCAG TGCAGATGTGTACAGTCCCTTGTCTCCAAAAGTATCATGGTATATCCAACAAGGaaatggcgaaccctggaaacaGAAGGAAGAAGATGGACCGCCCCTTAATTTAA